The following are encoded together in the Macrobrachium rosenbergii isolate ZJJX-2024 chromosome 21, ASM4041242v1, whole genome shotgun sequence genome:
- the LOC136849413 gene encoding spore germination protein GerIA-like, translating into MRQPPVEDKKQPNMGKTSAEDQQQPNMRQTSAEDQQQPYMRQTPAEDQQQANMRQTSGEDKKQPNMRQTSAEGKKQPNMRQTSAEDQQQPNMRQTLAEDQKQSNIKQTSAEDQQQPNVRQTSVGDQKQPNIR; encoded by the coding sequence ATGAGGCAACCTCCTGTTGAGGATAAAAAACAACCCAACATGGGGAAAACTTCAGCTGAGGATCAACAACAACCCAATATGAGGCAAACTTCAGCTGAGGATCAACAACAACCCTATATGAGGCAAACTCCTGCTGAGGATCAACAACAAGCCAACATGAGGCAAACTTCAGGTGAGGATAAAAAACAACCCAACATGAGGCAAACTTCAGCTGAAGGCAAAAAACAACCCAACATGAGGCAGACTTCAGCTGAGGATCAACAACAACCCAATATGAGGCAAACTTTAGCTGAGGACCAAAAACAATCCAACATCAAACAAACTTCAGCTGAGGATCAACAACAACCCAATGTGAGGCAAACTTCAGTTGGGGACCAAAAACAACCCAACATCAGGTAA